One genomic region from Apteryx mantelli isolate bAptMan1 chromosome 7, bAptMan1.hap1, whole genome shotgun sequence encodes:
- the SFXN4 gene encoding sideroflexin-4 isoform X1, translating to MDPNLQLWRAEGRSFLQRFRLWADVLDPLLLLRPSEEIRSSRLSIQNNEKTLSEPIHSNQMKQAFLLSLSSVHPDTDSVIPVLFRPPAFLPLSLPLVIVSSLQLPAKNAFLCQFVFHTYTTGFTLINGNGTTKAEEYSVQQKQVFCGLGAICYAAFIGAVPIFFMNRYTLKSPLTQLVVRKLLPAPLLGLMCAFTVAVVRSPEFENGIEVMDRNGKVVGISQKAGKKAVKETALSRAALFGTAFFLPAVFMYFVERANFAKTPRALASMRMMMITSVLAGMLPVSLSMFPQCGEIKRADLEPEILSSTEEAELFYNRGI from the exons ATGGACCCCAACCTGCAGTTGTGGCGGGCGGAGGGCCGG TCTTTCTTGCAGAGGTTCCGTCTGTGGGCAGATGTCCTCGACCCCCTGCTGCTCCTCCGGCCCTCG GAAGAAATAAGAAGCAGCAGATTATCCATACAAAACAATGAAAAGACCCTAAGTGAGCCCATTCACAGCAATCAG aTGAAGCAGGCCTTCCTGCTAAGCCTG tcTAGCGTGCATCCTGATACGGACAGTGTAATTCCTGTTTTGTTTAGACCTCCAG CCTTCCTGCCCCTATCTCTTCCATTG GTTATTGTTTCATCACTTCAGCTCCCAGCAAAGAATGCATTTCTTTGTCAG tttgtgtttcacACATATACAACTGGATTCACCCTAATCAATGGAAATGGTACCACGAAGGCTGAA GAGTACTctgttcaacaaaagcaagtctTCTGCGGCTTGGGAGCTATCTGCTATGCAGCATTTATAGGT GCTGTTCCTATCTTCTTCATGAATCGATACACATTGAAGAGTCCCTTAACGCAGCTAGTTGTCAGAAAACTTTTACCTGCTCCTCTTCTTG GCTTGATGTGTGCATTTACTGTGGCGGTGGTGAGAAGCCCAGAGTTTGAGAATGGGATTGAAGTGATGGACAGGAATGGCAAAGTTGTAGGAATATCACAGAAGGCTGGTAAGAAG GCCGTAAAAGAAACAGCATTGTCAAGAGCAGCCTTGTTTGGGACAGCCTTCTTCCTGCCAGCTGTGTTTATGTACTTTGTGGAAAG AGCAAACTTTGCAAAAACTCCACGTGCTTTGGCTTCAATGAGAATGATGATGATTACATCAGTACTGGCAGGGATGCTGCCAGTTTCACTTAGTATGTTCCCACAGTGTGGGGAG ATAAAGCGAGCAGACCTGGAACCAGAAATTCTGTCATCTACAGAAGAAGCAGAATTATTCTATAATAGAGGAATTTAG
- the SFXN4 gene encoding sideroflexin-4 isoform X2: MDPNLQLWRAEGRSFLQRFRLWADVLDPLLLLRPSEEIRSSRLSIQNNEKTLSEPIHSNQMKQAFLLSLSSVHPDTDSVIPVLFRPPAFLPLSLPLVIVSSLQLPAKNAFLCQFVFHTYTTGFTLINGNGTTKAEEYSVQQKQVFCGLGAICYAAFIGAVPIFFMNRYTLKSPLTQLVVRKLLPAPLLGLMCAFTVAVVRSPEFENGIEVMDRNGKVVGISQKAGRKRNSIVKSSLVWDSLLPASCVYVLCGKSKLCKNSTCFGFNENDDDYISTGRDAASFT; the protein is encoded by the exons ATGGACCCCAACCTGCAGTTGTGGCGGGCGGAGGGCCGG TCTTTCTTGCAGAGGTTCCGTCTGTGGGCAGATGTCCTCGACCCCCTGCTGCTCCTCCGGCCCTCG GAAGAAATAAGAAGCAGCAGATTATCCATACAAAACAATGAAAAGACCCTAAGTGAGCCCATTCACAGCAATCAG aTGAAGCAGGCCTTCCTGCTAAGCCTG tcTAGCGTGCATCCTGATACGGACAGTGTAATTCCTGTTTTGTTTAGACCTCCAG CCTTCCTGCCCCTATCTCTTCCATTG GTTATTGTTTCATCACTTCAGCTCCCAGCAAAGAATGCATTTCTTTGTCAG tttgtgtttcacACATATACAACTGGATTCACCCTAATCAATGGAAATGGTACCACGAAGGCTGAA GAGTACTctgttcaacaaaagcaagtctTCTGCGGCTTGGGAGCTATCTGCTATGCAGCATTTATAGGT GCTGTTCCTATCTTCTTCATGAATCGATACACATTGAAGAGTCCCTTAACGCAGCTAGTTGTCAGAAAACTTTTACCTGCTCCTCTTCTTG GCTTGATGTGTGCATTTACTGTGGCGGTGGTGAGAAGCCCAGAGTTTGAGAATGGGATTGAAGTGATGGACAGGAATGGCAAAGTTGTAGGAATATCACAGAAGGCTG GCCGTAAAAGAAACAGCATTGTCAAGAGCAGCCTTGTTTGGGACAGCCTTCTTCCTGCCAGCTGTGTTTATGTACTTTGTGGAAAG AGCAAACTTTGCAAAAACTCCACGTGCTTTGGCTTCAATGAGAATGATGATGATTACATCAGTACTGGCAGGGATGCTGCCAGTTTCACTTAG